A window of the Verminephrobacter eiseniae EF01-2 genome harbors these coding sequences:
- a CDS encoding ABC transporter permease, whose amino-acid sequence MKRLPGDAQLNVLAAINAAVVLCAIALTGGGFIDPYNLQSMAGQVPELGLLAIGVMLAMIAGNGGIDLSGIALANLAGVCAGVLLPHWVDAGQTPLLFTLALVGVALAVGLLGGLLNGLLIACAGLTPTLCTLGTQLVFAGLAVVLSGGSAVRIGLIEPLDFIGNGLVLGLPLCFMLFVGIALAIGVWLRHSPFGMRLFLMGTNPKAARYAGVPQRRMLLSVYTLCGLLASVSGIVIAARSSSVKWDYGSSYVLIAILIAVMAGVRPEGGHGRMLCLLLSATALQFLSSTFNFLEVSSFFRDCAWGLMLLLFVASSRFDARSLLPLRLRHAVAAQSPPAARFNSGGLAPARQEETAP is encoded by the coding sequence ATGAAACGGCTTCCGGGCGACGCCCAGCTCAACGTTCTGGCGGCCATCAACGCGGCGGTGGTGCTGTGCGCCATTGCGCTCACCGGCGGCGGTTTCATCGATCCCTACAACCTGCAATCGATGGCGGGCCAGGTGCCCGAATTGGGGCTGCTGGCCATTGGCGTGATGCTGGCCATGATCGCCGGCAACGGCGGCATCGACCTGTCGGGCATCGCGCTGGCCAACCTGGCCGGCGTGTGCGCCGGCGTGCTGCTGCCGCACTGGGTCGACGCCGGGCAGACGCCGCTGCTGTTCACCCTGGCATTGGTGGGCGTGGCGCTGGCGGTCGGGCTGCTGGGCGGGCTGCTCAACGGCCTGCTGATCGCCTGCGCCGGGCTGACGCCCACTCTCTGCACGCTGGGCACGCAGTTGGTGTTCGCCGGGCTGGCGGTGGTGCTGTCCGGCGGCTCGGCGGTGCGCATCGGCCTCATCGAGCCGCTGGACTTCATCGGCAACGGACTGGTGCTGGGCCTGCCGCTGTGCTTCATGCTGTTCGTCGGCATCGCGCTGGCCATCGGCGTGTGGCTGCGCCACAGCCCCTTCGGCATGCGACTGTTCCTGATGGGCACCAACCCCAAGGCGGCGCGCTACGCCGGCGTGCCGCAGCGGCGCATGCTGCTGTCGGTGTACACGCTGTGCGGCCTGCTGGCCTCGGTGTCCGGCATCGTGATCGCGGCGCGCAGTTCCAGCGTGAAGTGGGACTACGGCAGTTCCTATGTGCTGATCGCCATCCTGATCGCGGTGATGGCCGGCGTGCGGCCCGAGGGTGGCCACGGCCGGATGCTGTGCCTGCTGCTGTCGGCCACGGCGTTGCAGTTCCTGTCGAGCACCTTCAACTTCCTGGAGGTGTCGAGCTTCTTTCGCGACTGCGCATGGGGGCTGATGCTCTTGCTGTTCGTCGCATCGTCCCGCTTCGACGCGCGCTCGCTGCTGCCGCTGCGCCTGCGTCATGCCGTTGCCGCGCAGTCCCCTCCTGCGGCGCGGTTCAATTCCGGGGGGCTTGCGCCAGCAAGGCAGGAGGAAACCGCACCATGA
- a CDS encoding substrate-binding domain-containing protein → MIRHTACTLAAVACIAGAAWAQDKQSIVTVVKVIGENWFTRMGAGVKEFGQTNAGVATSMAGPARGDSAQQLRVIEDLVAKKPSAITVVPMDPSMLEGVLKRAMERGIVIVTHEADTARNTQADIEAFDNAAFGARLNDRLAKCMGESGKWTSFVGSLGSLTHMQWAGGGAGNAARYPKMTLVDAHNESFNDANKAYEKAKEILRKHPDIEGFQGGSAIDVIGIGRAVEEAGLQHKTCVFGLGLPQDSGKYLETGAIDGISFWDPKNAGLVMNKVAKLLLDGKPITGGMDLGIQGYDKVSVKKGPGKGVIITGQAWVDVDKSTYKQYPF, encoded by the coding sequence ATGATCCGTCACACCGCATGCACGCTCGCCGCCGTGGCCTGTATCGCCGGCGCCGCGTGGGCGCAGGACAAGCAGAGCATCGTGACCGTGGTCAAGGTCATCGGCGAGAACTGGTTCACCCGCATGGGCGCAGGCGTCAAGGAGTTCGGCCAGACCAACGCCGGCGTTGCCACCAGCATGGCCGGCCCGGCGCGCGGCGACTCGGCGCAGCAACTGCGCGTGATCGAAGACCTGGTGGCCAAGAAGCCGAGCGCCATCACGGTGGTGCCGATGGACCCGAGCATGCTCGAAGGCGTGCTCAAGCGCGCCATGGAGCGTGGCATCGTCATCGTCACGCACGAGGCCGACACCGCCAGGAACACGCAGGCCGACATCGAAGCCTTCGACAACGCGGCTTTCGGCGCGCGCCTGAACGACCGGCTCGCCAAGTGCATGGGCGAGAGCGGCAAGTGGACGAGCTTCGTCGGCTCGCTCGGCAGCCTCACGCACATGCAATGGGCCGGCGGCGGCGCGGGCAACGCGGCCAGATACCCGAAGATGACGCTGGTGGACGCCCACAACGAATCCTTCAACGACGCCAACAAAGCCTACGAAAAGGCCAAGGAAATCCTGCGCAAGCACCCCGACATCGAGGGCTTCCAGGGCGGCTCGGCGATCGACGTGATCGGCATCGGCCGCGCGGTGGAAGAAGCCGGCCTGCAACACAAGACCTGCGTGTTCGGTCTCGGCCTGCCGCAGGACTCGGGCAAGTACCTGGAGACCGGCGCCATCGACGGCATCAGTTTCTGGGACCCGAAGAACGCCGGCTTGGTGATGAACAAGGTGGCCAAGCTGCTGCTCGACGGCAAACCGATCACCGGCGGCATGGACCTGGGCATCCAGGGCTACGACAAGGTCAGCGTCAAGAAAGGCCCGGGCAAGGGCGTGATCATCACCGGCCAGGCCTGGGTGGACGTGGACAAGTCCACCTACAAGCAGTACCCGTTCTGA